A genome region from Geobacter pickeringii includes the following:
- a CDS encoding DUF512 domain-containing protein, whose amino-acid sequence MHGLLIDHIVAGSIAEELELERGDRLVAVNGHRLRDVIDYNYYASEEELVLEVLKASGELWEVEVERDDGEPMGLVFAPPEPAHCGNKCVFCFVHQLPRGLRKPLYVKDEDYRLSFLYGNYVTLSNIGQSDIDRIVEQRLSPLYVSVHATNPSVREKLLGRKGIIPILDIMNELARARITMHTQVVLCPGLNDGAELQRTVADLVSLHPWVASLAIVPVGLTAHRTGLSSLEPVTAPYAREFVRIWQPEAERIHRECGEPFLFLADEFFIKAGEPFPPLETYGELPQIENGVGMIPLFLDQASRVVRKARAMRPRTVTVVTGESPYRFLAEFLGRLEERTGARLVPVAVPNRLFGESVTVTGLVAGRDVIEALKGKELGDAVFIPDVMLKEGEGVFLDDVSLPELREALGARVEVVESTPDGIYQALRAVRPR is encoded by the coding sequence ATGCACGGCTTGCTCATTGATCACATCGTTGCGGGGAGCATCGCCGAAGAACTGGAACTGGAGCGGGGAGACCGGCTTGTGGCCGTGAACGGGCATCGCCTCCGCGACGTCATTGACTACAATTATTATGCATCAGAGGAAGAGTTGGTTCTTGAGGTACTCAAGGCGTCGGGAGAGCTTTGGGAGGTGGAGGTGGAGCGGGATGACGGCGAACCGATGGGCCTTGTCTTTGCCCCTCCCGAACCCGCCCACTGCGGCAACAAGTGCGTCTTCTGCTTTGTGCACCAGCTCCCGCGGGGGCTGCGGAAGCCCCTCTACGTCAAGGACGAGGATTACCGCCTCTCGTTTCTGTACGGCAATTACGTAACGCTTTCGAATATCGGGCAAAGTGATATCGACCGGATCGTGGAGCAGCGTCTTTCCCCGCTGTACGTGTCGGTTCATGCCACGAATCCCTCCGTGCGGGAGAAACTGCTCGGCAGGAAAGGGATCATTCCGATCCTCGATATCATGAACGAGCTGGCCCGGGCCCGCATCACGATGCATACCCAGGTGGTGCTCTGCCCGGGGCTGAACGATGGGGCGGAACTCCAGCGGACTGTGGCCGATCTGGTCTCCCTCCATCCGTGGGTCGCATCCCTCGCCATAGTTCCCGTTGGCCTGACGGCGCACCGCACGGGGCTCTCTTCCCTCGAACCGGTGACAGCCCCCTATGCCCGGGAGTTTGTCCGGATCTGGCAGCCGGAGGCAGAGCGGATTCACCGTGAATGTGGCGAGCCGTTTCTCTTTCTCGCCGATGAGTTTTTCATCAAGGCCGGGGAGCCGTTTCCTCCCCTTGAAACCTATGGAGAGCTGCCGCAGATCGAAAACGGCGTCGGGATGATCCCGCTCTTTCTCGATCAGGCGTCGCGCGTCGTGCGCAAGGCGCGCGCGATGCGTCCGCGCACGGTGACGGTGGTGACCGGCGAATCCCCGTACCGGTTCCTGGCCGAGTTCCTCGGTCGTCTGGAGGAGCGTACCGGCGCCCGCCTCGTGCCGGTGGCAGTTCCGAACCGGCTCTTCGGCGAATCGGTAACCGTCACCGGTCTCGTTGCCGGAAGGGATGTTATCGAGGCGCTCAAGGGGAAGGAGCTGGGCGATGCGGTCTTCATCCCTGACGTGATGTTGAAGGAGGGGGAGGGGGTGTTTCTCGACGACGTGTCGTTGCCGGAGCTGCGGGAGGCGCTTGGCGCGAGAGTTGAGGTCGTGGAGTCGACGCCGGACGGTATTTACCAGGCCCTGCGTGCGGTCCGACCGCGCTGA
- a CDS encoding MASE3 domain-containing protein, whose translation MKSQPTDIFDGRDLPLSGGKWGLVLFAVVLAILAPLGRSNYLLFHALAEFFSVVVACSIFVVAWNSRRFQNNGFWLLLGCISLSAAVLDLFHTMAYKGMGVFPGGGAPLATQFWIAARYLQAGAFLLAPLYVRRTLAPRLTFVGCVALALALVAVILSGGIFPDCYIEGEGITPFKKFSEYLFIAMYLGALALLQRRREAFDPAVLRLLRMSIVTFVLSGLAFSAYADVFGYTNQAGHLLKVLGCYFLYRGVIAIGLTNPYNLLFRELKLKEEALVSERNELRESRERTDRVLESMYESFFSVDREWRLTYVNSQASRLLTRSREELLGKVMWEEFPEAVGSVFYNEYHEALALQQVRVFEEYYSPLDAWFEVHAYPSPDGLSVFFNDVTERKRIHEEIELLNTDLAARAAELEVLNGDLEAFNSSVSHDLRGPITNICGQCQVILELFPHKADAEVLDFVRGILDESWRMNDLINTLLDFSRLGRVEMKREPVDLSSLAQEIAAAQAARFPERSVRFAADEGLTTTGDPGLLRIVLENLLGNAWKYTGKTADAAVRFGVLETEGRRAFYVRDNGAGFDMTRAGNLFAPFKRLHASSEFEGFGIGLATVHRIVTRHGGRIWAEGEPGRGATFYFTL comes from the coding sequence ATGAAATCCCAACCGACTGACATCTTTGACGGGCGCGATCTCCCCCTTTCCGGCGGGAAGTGGGGGCTGGTCCTGTTCGCCGTGGTGCTTGCCATCCTTGCCCCCCTCGGCCGGTCCAACTATCTCCTGTTTCACGCCCTTGCGGAGTTCTTTTCGGTTGTCGTCGCGTGCAGCATCTTCGTGGTGGCCTGGAATTCCCGCCGTTTCCAGAACAACGGCTTCTGGCTCCTGCTCGGCTGCATATCGCTGTCGGCGGCAGTTCTCGACCTTTTCCACACCATGGCGTACAAGGGGATGGGGGTCTTCCCCGGTGGCGGGGCTCCCCTGGCGACCCAGTTCTGGATCGCCGCCCGCTACCTGCAGGCCGGAGCCTTCCTCCTGGCACCGCTGTACGTGCGCCGGACCCTTGCTCCCCGGCTGACATTCGTCGGCTGCGTCGCCCTTGCTCTGGCGCTCGTGGCGGTCATCCTCTCGGGAGGGATTTTCCCCGACTGCTACATTGAGGGTGAAGGCATCACGCCGTTCAAGAAGTTCAGCGAGTATCTCTTCATTGCGATGTATCTCGGTGCGCTCGCTCTGCTGCAGCGACGGAGAGAGGCGTTCGATCCGGCGGTGCTGCGGCTTCTCCGGATGTCGATCGTCACCTTCGTTCTTTCCGGGCTGGCATTTTCCGCCTATGCCGACGTGTTCGGCTACACCAATCAGGCGGGTCATCTCCTGAAGGTCCTAGGCTGCTACTTCCTGTATCGGGGGGTAATCGCCATCGGCCTGACAAACCCCTACAACCTTCTGTTCCGCGAACTGAAATTGAAGGAGGAGGCCCTCGTTTCCGAACGCAACGAGCTTCGGGAGAGCCGGGAGCGGACTGACCGAGTTCTTGAGAGCATGTACGAGTCTTTCTTCTCCGTGGACCGTGAGTGGCGTCTGACCTACGTGAACAGTCAGGCCTCCCGGTTGCTCACCCGTTCCCGGGAGGAGCTGCTGGGAAAGGTCATGTGGGAAGAGTTCCCGGAGGCCGTCGGTTCGGTTTTCTACAACGAGTACCACGAGGCCCTCGCGCTGCAGCAAGTCCGGGTCTTCGAGGAGTATTATTCACCCCTTGACGCCTGGTTCGAGGTTCACGCCTACCCGTCGCCGGACGGTCTGTCGGTTTTTTTCAACGACGTTACGGAACGAAAGCGCATCCACGAAGAGATCGAGCTCCTCAATACCGATCTCGCCGCGCGGGCAGCCGAGCTCGAAGTGCTCAACGGCGACCTCGAAGCGTTCAACTCCTCGGTTTCCCACGACCTTCGCGGTCCGATCACCAATATCTGCGGTCAGTGCCAGGTGATCCTGGAACTGTTCCCCCACAAGGCGGATGCCGAGGTCCTCGATTTTGTCCGCGGCATTCTCGACGAATCGTGGCGGATGAACGATCTCATCAACACCCTGCTGGATTTTTCCCGCCTTGGCCGGGTCGAGATGAAGCGGGAGCCGGTGGACCTCTCCTCCCTGGCGCAGGAGATCGCCGCTGCCCAGGCGGCCCGCTTTCCCGAGCGGAGCGTCCGGTTTGCCGCCGACGAAGGGCTGACCACCACCGGCGATCCCGGCCTGCTGCGGATCGTCCTGGAGAACCTGCTGGGCAATGCCTGGAAGTACACCGGCAAGACCGCCGACGCAGCCGTCCGCTTCGGGGTGCTGGAGACGGAGGGTCGGCGGGCGTTCTACGTCCGGGACAATGGTGCCGGTTTCGACATGACGCGGGCCGGCAACCTCTTTGCGCCGTTCAAGCGGCTTCATGCCTCGAGCGAATTCGAAGGGTTCGGCATCGGCCTCGCCACCGTGCACCGGATCGTCACCCGCCACGGTGGCCGGATCTGGGCCGAAGGGGAGCCGGGGCGCGGAGCCACCTTCTATTTCACGCTGTAA
- the dinB gene encoding DNA polymerase IV: MSGRIIMHVDQDAFFASVEQQHDPSLRGKPIAVIGSAARTVITTASYEARAFGVRTGMAVWQARQKCPHIILVTGDNRKYTYTSARIVEMMQQYTPQIEVFSIDEAFLDVTGSLSLYSSPERIAHLLKDEVRHRFGLSCSVGIAPNKMLAKLASDMNKPDGLTVIRPEEVETVLETLPIGKLCGIGARMERQLNLLGIRTCGELGRYPVERLKRKFGVTGEKLHLMGRGIDDSPVIPQEEAEEVKSVGHSTTLDRDIEGRDEILRWLLQLSEMVGRRARRYNVWGKTVTLSIRYADFDTWVERQDTLPSPINQSADIYRAAVAILDTLVLEQPIRLIGVRISNLRYESNQLPLFEEELKKVFLAGAMDQVNDKFGDFTITYGSLMEGTRREEKGAHVISPAWRPSGIRNVDVK; this comes from the coding sequence GTGAGCGGCCGGATCATCATGCACGTCGACCAGGACGCCTTCTTCGCCTCGGTGGAGCAGCAGCACGATCCCTCCCTGCGGGGGAAGCCCATCGCCGTCATCGGTTCCGCCGCCCGCACCGTCATCACCACCGCCTCTTACGAGGCGCGGGCCTTTGGCGTCAGGACCGGCATGGCCGTCTGGCAGGCGCGGCAGAAATGTCCCCATATCATCCTCGTCACCGGAGACAACCGCAAATATACCTACACCTCCGCCCGGATCGTCGAGATGATGCAGCAGTACACCCCTCAGATCGAGGTCTTTTCCATCGACGAGGCGTTCCTCGACGTTACCGGCTCCCTCTCTCTCTATTCGAGCCCCGAGCGGATCGCTCATCTTCTGAAGGACGAGGTCCGGCACCGCTTTGGCCTCAGTTGCTCCGTCGGCATCGCCCCCAACAAGATGCTTGCCAAGCTTGCCTCGGATATGAACAAGCCCGACGGTCTCACGGTCATCAGGCCGGAGGAGGTGGAGACGGTCCTTGAAACGCTCCCCATCGGGAAGCTCTGCGGCATCGGCGCCAGGATGGAGCGGCAGCTGAACCTCCTCGGTATCCGGACCTGCGGCGAGCTCGGCCGTTATCCGGTTGAGCGGCTGAAGCGCAAATTCGGCGTTACCGGCGAGAAGCTCCACCTCATGGGGCGGGGGATCGACGACTCTCCGGTGATCCCCCAGGAGGAGGCGGAAGAGGTGAAGTCGGTGGGACATTCTACTACCCTTGACCGTGACATTGAAGGGCGGGACGAGATCCTGAGGTGGCTCCTGCAGCTCTCCGAGATGGTGGGGCGGAGAGCGCGGAGATACAATGTCTGGGGAAAGACCGTCACCCTCTCCATCCGCTACGCCGATTTCGATACCTGGGTGGAGCGGCAGGATACGCTTCCATCCCCTATCAACCAGAGCGCCGACATCTACCGCGCCGCGGTCGCCATTCTCGACACCCTCGTCCTGGAGCAGCCGATCAGGCTCATCGGAGTGCGGATAAGCAACCTCCGGTACGAATCGAACCAGCTGCCGCTTTTCGAGGAGGAGCTGAAGAAGGTGTTCCTTGCCGGGGCCATGGACCAGGTGAACGACAAGTTCGGCGATTTCACCATCACCTACGGGAGCCTCATGGAGGGGACACGCCGGGAGGAGAAGGGGGCCCACGTCATCTCCCCGGCCTGGAGACCTTCCGGTATCCGCAACGTGGACGTGAAGTAG
- the mutL gene encoding DNA mismatch repair endonuclease MutL — translation MSPRIKILPENLTNKIAAGEVVERPASVVKELVENALDAGCSEVIVEIEAGGRRLIRITDDGCGMSREDALLAIERHATSKIASDDDLFALSTLGFRGEALPSIASVSRFTLASRERGAIEGTEIYAEGGRIKEVKACGMAEGTVLTVRNLFFNTPARLKFMKSAETEAGHVGDFLTRLAVSRPDVRFTYLNDGRTVFRALSGTLGERVAALLGRSLATALYPLELSAEGVTVRGLVASPDTSRSGPSHLYTYINGRFIRDRVVQHAIMQAYRNFLERGRYPVVVLFIEVPPGEVDVNVHPTKHEVRFRQQSIVHDVIEGAVSEALRPTPWLRQNPATAVPASAPPPRPTAGPAAERVAEVRELLVSYRPAPAPSRPLFSPPPAPLSAPVSTPLPAEAVPPEPEGERGFFSSLAVIGQYNASYILCQDGADLVIIDQHAAHERVAFERLKARYRAGGVEGQGLLFPETLELSHREAAVAREYREELDRIGFELEDFGGTTWVVKGVPRVLAGRDCLRILRDTLEELQSIGTSRSVTEVVEELLTRIACHSVVRGEHSLTAGEITALFVQMDATDFSTNCPHGRPVLQRLTLAEVERMFRRT, via the coding sequence GTGTCTCCCCGGATCAAAATCCTGCCCGAAAACCTGACCAACAAGATTGCGGCCGGCGAGGTGGTGGAGCGCCCCGCCTCGGTGGTGAAAGAGCTTGTGGAGAACGCGCTGGATGCCGGTTGCAGCGAGGTCATCGTGGAGATCGAGGCCGGCGGGCGCAGGCTGATCCGCATCACCGACGACGGCTGCGGCATGTCCCGCGAGGATGCCCTGCTGGCAATCGAGCGGCACGCCACGAGCAAGATTGCCTCCGACGACGACCTCTTCGCCCTCTCCACCCTGGGGTTTCGGGGCGAGGCGCTTCCCTCCATCGCATCGGTTTCCCGCTTCACCCTCGCCAGCCGTGAGCGGGGCGCCATCGAGGGGACCGAGATCTATGCCGAGGGGGGACGGATCAAGGAGGTGAAGGCGTGCGGCATGGCCGAAGGGACCGTGCTCACGGTGCGCAACCTCTTCTTCAATACGCCGGCGCGGCTCAAATTCATGAAAAGCGCCGAAACCGAAGCGGGACACGTGGGGGATTTCCTGACCCGGCTCGCCGTCTCCCGGCCGGATGTCCGCTTTACCTACCTCAATGATGGCCGTACCGTTTTTCGCGCGCTCTCCGGCACTCTGGGGGAGCGGGTGGCGGCACTGCTGGGGCGCTCGCTGGCGACGGCGCTGTATCCGCTGGAGCTTTCCGCCGAGGGGGTGACGGTCCGGGGGCTCGTGGCGAGCCCGGACACCAGCCGCTCGGGGCCCTCGCACCTCTATACCTATATCAACGGCCGCTTCATCCGCGACCGGGTGGTGCAGCATGCCATCATGCAGGCGTACCGCAATTTCCTCGAGCGGGGGCGTTATCCGGTGGTGGTCCTCTTCATCGAGGTGCCGCCGGGGGAAGTGGACGTGAACGTGCACCCCACCAAGCACGAGGTCAGATTCCGTCAGCAGAGCATCGTCCACGACGTGATCGAAGGAGCGGTGTCTGAAGCGCTGCGTCCCACACCCTGGCTTCGACAGAACCCGGCGACTGCGGTTCCCGCTTCCGCTCCACCGCCGCGGCCGACTGCCGGCCCCGCTGCCGAGCGGGTGGCGGAGGTCCGGGAGCTCCTTGTCTCGTATCGGCCGGCCCCGGCCCCCTCCCGGCCGCTGTTCTCCCCGCCGCCGGCCCCTCTGTCGGCACCCGTCTCGACTCCTCTGCCGGCAGAGGCGGTGCCGCCGGAACCTGAGGGAGAGCGCGGCTTCTTCTCGTCCCTGGCGGTAATCGGTCAGTACAACGCCTCGTACATCCTCTGTCAGGACGGTGCCGACCTCGTCATCATCGACCAGCATGCGGCCCATGAGCGCGTCGCTTTCGAGCGGCTCAAGGCGCGCTACCGTGCGGGGGGCGTCGAAGGGCAGGGGCTCCTCTTCCCCGAGACTCTGGAGCTCTCCCATCGGGAGGCCGCCGTGGCGCGGGAATATCGGGAGGAGCTGGATCGCATCGGTTTCGAGCTGGAGGATTTCGGCGGGACCACCTGGGTCGTCAAAGGGGTGCCGCGGGTCCTGGCCGGCCGCGACTGTCTGAGGATTCTGCGGGACACCCTTGAGGAGTTGCAGTCCATCGGGACAAGCCGCAGCGTGACCGAGGTGGTGGAGGAGCTTTTGACCCGTATCGCCTGCCACAGCGTGGTCCGCGGCGAGCACTCCCTGACGGCGGGGGAGATCACGGCCCTCTTCGTCCAGATGGACGCCACCGATTTCTCCACAAACTGTCCCCATGGCAGGCCGGTTCTCCAGCGGCTCACCCTCGCCGAGGTGGAGCGGATGTTCCGGCGGACGTGA
- a CDS encoding AI-2E family transporter, with amino-acid sequence MKDKYPLLVLAVLCLAALYVVSSLSSIFMPVLLALVLAYVLNPLVGLLERRRVPRLLAIAVVLVGIAVLCLGAVFFFATAVQQEVASVQINLPEYADRLYGLIPHEVKVFLGIETQEKLSWQINRAVEALRGVSLDLAREAFVVVKKAFASTLSFVLTVAGYLITPVYLFYFLADLPRFRGNLMELVPERARGKVSDMAGEIDDILSAFVRGQLSVCAILAVLYSIGLFLVGIDLAVVIGSLSGILFIIPYAGTVFGIVVSMVMAFLKFHDVLHPLLCLGWFGIVQAIEGGVITPAVVGTKVGLHPVVALLALFIGGQWFGIFGMLLAVPVAAVLKVFLRSLHSWYLSSSYYRGA; translated from the coding sequence TTGAAAGACAAATACCCGTTGCTGGTGCTGGCCGTACTGTGTCTCGCCGCGCTCTACGTGGTCTCCTCCCTGAGTTCCATCTTCATGCCGGTGCTGCTGGCGCTTGTCCTAGCGTATGTTCTCAATCCGCTGGTGGGGCTCCTGGAGCGGCGGCGGGTCCCCCGCCTGCTGGCGATTGCCGTCGTCCTCGTGGGCATCGCGGTGCTCTGCCTCGGCGCCGTCTTCTTCTTCGCGACCGCCGTCCAGCAGGAAGTCGCCAGTGTCCAGATCAATCTTCCCGAATATGCCGACCGTCTCTACGGCCTTATTCCCCACGAGGTGAAGGTGTTTCTGGGGATCGAGACGCAGGAGAAGCTCTCCTGGCAGATAAACCGTGCCGTCGAGGCCCTGCGGGGAGTCTCCCTCGATCTGGCGCGGGAGGCGTTCGTCGTGGTGAAGAAGGCCTTTGCCTCCACCCTCTCCTTTGTCCTGACCGTCGCGGGATATCTCATCACTCCGGTCTACCTTTTCTACTTCCTGGCTGATCTTCCGCGGTTCAGGGGAAACCTCATGGAACTCGTGCCGGAGCGGGCGCGGGGGAAGGTCTCCGACATGGCGGGTGAGATCGATGACATCCTGTCGGCGTTCGTGCGGGGACAGCTCTCGGTATGCGCCATCCTGGCCGTTCTCTACAGCATCGGCCTCTTCCTGGTCGGCATCGACCTGGCGGTGGTGATCGGCAGCCTTTCCGGGATTCTCTTCATCATCCCCTATGCCGGGACGGTTTTCGGGATCGTGGTCTCCATGGTCATGGCGTTCCTGAAGTTTCACGACGTTCTCCATCCCCTGTTGTGCCTGGGCTGGTTCGGCATCGTCCAGGCAATCGAGGGGGGCGTCATTACTCCCGCCGTCGTTGGCACCAAGGTGGGGCTCCACCCGGTCGTCGCCCTCCTCGCCCTTTTCATCGGCGGGCAGTGGTTCGGCATCTTCGGGATGCTCCTGGCAGTGCCGGTGGCGGCGGTCCTGAAGGTCTTCCTCCGCTCGCTCCATAGCTGGTATCTTTCATCATCATATTACCGGGGGGCCTGA
- a CDS encoding cytochrome c3 family protein, producing the protein MKFRFATLITLVLMFAALPAFAKETKDISFKLRNAEPVVFSHDYHLAKYNNNCRICHNALFNLKSRKSYTMAEMEKGKSCGACHTGMKAFSVADEAECNRCHKGKPRPVVYRTKGAGEAVFKHEVHLSKLGNKCRTCHANKAITGTRNTTMAQMEKGKSCGVCHDGKKAFTVAGNCGNCHKGMTPPKTVAFKVKGVAEALFSHDVHLSMFKCADCHTKLFQYKAGAKHFAMADMEKGKSCGACHNGKDAFASTGDCSKCHPGLKPAVITWKTSMGEAAFSHEIHLGMFKCADCHTKIFKYKKGSAPATMAQMETGKSCGACHNGKDAFSVKDDCVKCHKM; encoded by the coding sequence ATGAAGTTCCGTTTTGCCACTCTCATTACCCTCGTCCTGATGTTTGCCGCGCTCCCCGCTTTTGCCAAGGAGACCAAGGACATCTCTTTCAAGCTCCGGAATGCCGAACCGGTCGTCTTCAGCCATGACTATCACCTGGCCAAGTATAACAACAACTGCCGGATTTGTCATAATGCCCTTTTCAACCTGAAGTCGCGCAAGAGCTACACCATGGCAGAGATGGAAAAGGGAAAGTCCTGTGGCGCCTGCCATACCGGCATGAAGGCGTTCAGCGTTGCCGACGAGGCCGAATGCAACCGCTGCCATAAAGGAAAGCCCCGCCCGGTCGTGTACCGGACGAAGGGCGCAGGAGAGGCTGTCTTCAAGCATGAAGTACACCTTTCCAAGCTGGGGAACAAATGCCGCACCTGCCACGCCAACAAGGCGATCACCGGCACCCGCAATACAACCATGGCCCAGATGGAAAAGGGCAAATCCTGCGGCGTCTGCCACGACGGCAAAAAGGCGTTCACCGTTGCCGGCAACTGCGGCAACTGCCACAAAGGAATGACTCCGCCGAAAACCGTCGCCTTCAAGGTCAAGGGAGTCGCCGAAGCCCTCTTCAGCCATGACGTCCACCTCAGCATGTTCAAGTGCGCCGACTGCCACACCAAACTGTTCCAGTACAAGGCGGGGGCCAAGCATTTCGCCATGGCCGACATGGAAAAAGGGAAATCCTGCGGTGCCTGCCACAACGGCAAGGATGCATTCGCCTCCACCGGCGACTGCTCCAAGTGCCACCCGGGCCTCAAGCCGGCGGTCATCACCTGGAAGACCTCCATGGGCGAAGCGGCATTCAGCCATGAAATCCATCTCGGGATGTTCAAGTGTGCCGACTGCCACACCAAGATCTTCAAGTACAAGAAGGGATCCGCACCCGCCACGATGGCCCAGATGGAAACGGGCAAGTCCTGCGGCGCCTGCCACAACGGCAAGGATGCATTCAGCGTCAAGGACGATTGCGTCAAATGTCACAAGATGTAA
- the miaA gene encoding tRNA (adenosine(37)-N6)-dimethylallyltransferase MiaA yields MGSEARPELVIVQGPTASGKSDLAVRLAERFGGEVINADSMQVYRRMDIGTAKPSAELRARVPHHLLDVVEPDEPFSAADFRSHASRLIADIQTRGKRAILVGGTGLYIKALTRGLVESPGGDESLRRELEEQAEREGVSALHRRLAEVDPAAAARLHPNDRVRIVRALEVFLLTGRTLTSWHEGHGFSEQPYRCLHLGIEVERALLVRRVEERVDRMIEEGLVAEMEGLLVAGYAPSLKAMSSIGYKEICAYLAGACTLDEAIGLIKRNTRQYAKRQLTWFRKDAEINWVEYPAKFDSICSIVMEFYN; encoded by the coding sequence GTGGGGAGCGAAGCACGGCCAGAGCTTGTCATCGTTCAGGGGCCAACGGCATCGGGGAAATCAGATCTGGCGGTGCGTCTTGCTGAACGCTTCGGCGGGGAGGTCATCAATGCCGACTCCATGCAGGTCTACCGCAGAATGGATATCGGCACGGCAAAGCCGTCCGCGGAACTGCGCGCGCGGGTGCCGCACCACCTTCTCGACGTCGTCGAGCCCGATGAGCCCTTTTCCGCTGCGGATTTCCGCTCTCACGCCTCGCGCCTCATCGCCGATATCCAGACCCGCGGCAAGAGGGCCATTCTGGTGGGGGGGACCGGCCTCTACATCAAGGCGCTGACCCGGGGGCTGGTGGAGTCGCCCGGGGGGGATGAGTCCCTGCGAAGAGAGCTGGAGGAGCAGGCGGAGCGCGAGGGGGTGTCCGCGTTGCATCGGCGGCTGGCCGAGGTCGATCCCGCAGCCGCGGCGCGGCTTCACCCCAACGACCGGGTCCGGATCGTCAGGGCGCTGGAGGTTTTCCTGCTGACCGGACGCACGCTCACCTCCTGGCACGAGGGGCACGGTTTCTCGGAGCAGCCGTACCGCTGCCTCCATCTTGGCATTGAGGTGGAACGCGCACTACTCGTCCGCCGGGTGGAGGAGCGGGTCGACCGGATGATCGAAGAGGGGCTGGTGGCCGAGATGGAGGGGCTCCTCGTTGCCGGATATGCTCCGTCGCTCAAGGCCATGTCGTCCATCGGCTACAAGGAGATCTGCGCGTATCTCGCCGGGGCGTGCACCCTGGATGAGGCGATCGGGCTGATCAAGCGCAATACCCGCCAGTACGCGAAGCGGCAGCTGACCTGGTTCAGGAAGGATGCCGAAATAAACTGGGTTGAATATCCCGCCAAGTTTGATAGTATCTGTAGCATTGTGATGGAATTTTATAATTAG
- the hfq gene encoding RNA chaperone Hfq, whose amino-acid sequence MAKAPFNIQDQYLNQSRKERVRVAVKLMSGEKLEGYIKSFDNFSVLMEIQGDILIYKHAIASITSVDGSFRLHQ is encoded by the coding sequence ATGGCTAAAGCACCGTTCAATATCCAGGACCAGTACCTGAACCAGTCACGCAAGGAGCGGGTGAGGGTGGCCGTCAAGTTGATGTCTGGCGAGAAGCTCGAAGGGTACATAAAATCCTTCGACAATTTTTCGGTGCTGATGGAGATCCAGGGCGACATTTTGATCTACAAGCACGCAATTGCGTCAATCACCTCGGTTGACGGCAGTTTCAGGCTCCACCAGTAA
- the lexA gene encoding transcriptional repressor LexA, with protein sequence MENLTPRQKEVLAFLGSYLARHGYPPTMRDIAAHLRINGTLGVMKHLAALEKKGYIRRAAGNSRGISLMAPGAQPVSLPVVGVVRAGMLQPAIEDVEGYLAIDEAQLKGGTFFLRVKGDSMVNAAILDGDLALIRPQPTANNHDIVVAMVDGEATLKAFYREPGQIRLQPRNPNMEPIIVREGEGDVAIVGKVVGIFRTLE encoded by the coding sequence ATGGAAAATCTCACACCCCGGCAGAAAGAAGTTCTGGCGTTTCTTGGAAGCTATCTTGCCCGGCACGGGTATCCTCCGACCATGAGGGATATCGCCGCTCATCTGCGGATCAACGGCACGCTCGGGGTGATGAAGCACCTCGCCGCCCTTGAGAAAAAGGGGTATATCCGCAGGGCAGCCGGCAACTCGCGGGGGATATCCCTCATGGCCCCCGGGGCCCAGCCTGTGTCGCTGCCGGTCGTGGGGGTGGTGCGGGCCGGGATGCTTCAGCCGGCCATCGAAGATGTCGAAGGGTATCTCGCCATCGACGAGGCCCAGTTGAAAGGAGGCACATTCTTTCTGCGGGTGAAGGGGGACTCCATGGTGAATGCCGCCATCCTCGACGGCGACCTGGCGCTGATCCGCCCCCAGCCCACCGCGAACAATCACGACATCGTCGTCGCCATGGTCGACGGCGAGGCGACCCTGAAGGCGTTCTACCGGGAACCGGGGCAGATCCGCCTCCAGCCCCGCAATCCGAACATGGAGCCGATCATCGTCCGGGAAGGGGAGGGCGATGTTGCGATTGTCGGCAAGGTCGTCGGCATCTTCCGGACCCTGGAATGA
- a CDS encoding DUF4124 domain-containing protein, translating to MLLECKKVLVVSVATMMAASTCFGATYRWVDDKGVVNFTDDPDRIPAKYRKKVREVTDSVPDSSSPTPTDSTRQERNRKSTPGTDGVAASPQTPKPVLYGGKDEKSWRAQFSALRAEIKQIREGLPKKEEQLVQLHRKRVIYQGAQERVAYNAKKEEIDKDQARIKELEAQLAALDLEASKEGVPLEWR from the coding sequence ATGCTGTTGGAATGCAAAAAAGTGCTTGTTGTGTCGGTGGCGACCATGATGGCGGCGTCGACCTGTTTTGGTGCGACGTATCGATGGGTCGATGACAAGGGGGTCGTCAACTTTACGGACGATCCGGACAGGATTCCCGCCAAGTACCGCAAGAAAGTGCGCGAAGTCACCGATTCGGTTCCCGACTCCTCCTCGCCGACTCCGACCGATTCTACGCGGCAGGAGCGGAACCGGAAGTCGACGCCCGGCACTGACGGTGTCGCTGCAAGCCCACAGACGCCGAAGCCGGTCTTGTACGGTGGAAAGGATGAGAAGTCGTGGCGTGCGCAATTCTCGGCGCTTCGTGCCGAGATAAAGCAGATCCGTGAGGGGCTTCCGAAGAAAGAGGAACAGTTGGTCCAGTTGCACCGCAAGCGGGTCATCTACCAGGGCGCTCAGGAGAGGGTAGCGTACAACGCGAAGAAAGAGGAAATCGATAAGGACCAGGCCCGTATCAAGGAACTGGAAGCCCAACTTGCGGCCCTTGATCTGGAGGCCAGTAAAGAGGGAGTTCCCCTTGAATGGCGGTGA